A window from Zonotrichia albicollis isolate bZonAlb1 chromosome 8, bZonAlb1.hap1, whole genome shotgun sequence encodes these proteins:
- the LOC141729886 gene encoding 1-phosphatidylinositol phosphodiesterase-like isoform X2 translates to MNPRCTCHLQGRTRVMTVTGLMAGIPLHLPVCRRHPRPCPAHWALLHSHRQTQGSGGPARCRGARSPSGMETWSRRSAAFDCVPQPAACCPDWMAGLPDALPLSHLSIPGTHDSLSLFGGRRLRCQSWGLEAQLAAGIRFLDVRCKLSRGELRIYHLCTFQRASLRGVLRRTLRFLRAHPGEAVLMRIKEELPIFSRPGFAAQLHRCLLEEGQGCVWCREEVPTLGQVRGKIVVLEALAREVLGIPYEQLSISDAWNVLSLERKWARVRRHLEKAAGGDPSTMYLTFCSGNGLFTCPEEVARFVNPRCCQHLWRRAGQPVRWGVVIMDFPGAGLLRLIVESNGPRANGRGTAAPGTPTVRARHRRGTRERGRGLHSPARCPRRCPSGRTLLPAPRLCPRASGPGGQKRDSRPCRAAGSLRVTMV, encoded by the exons ATGAATCCCAGGTGCACGTGCCATTTGCAAGGCAGGACGCGCGTCATGACAGTCACCGGGTTAATGGCTGGCATCCCGCTCCACCTGCCAGTGTGCCGCCGGCACCCACGGCCGTGCCCTGCTCATTGGgctctgctccacagccacAGGCAAACCCAG ggctctggggggCCAGCCAGGTGCCGAGGTGCCCGCTCTCCCAGCGGCATGGAAACATGGTCTCGGCGCAGCGCTGCCTTCGACTGTGTGCCCCAGCCGGCAGCCTGCTGCCCTGACTGGATGGCAGGGCTCCCCGACgccctgcccctctcccaccTCTCCATCCCTGGCACCCACGACTCCCTCAGCCTGTTCGGTGGCCGGCGCCTGCggtgccagagctggggcctggaGGCCCAGCTGGCGGCCGGCATCCGCTTCCTGGATGTGCGCTGCAAGCTGTCGCGGGGGGAGCTCCGCATCTACCATCTCTGCACCTTCCAGCGGGCCAGCCTGCGCGGCGTCCTGCGCCGCACCCTGCGCTTCCTCCGCGCCCACCCCGGCGAGGCCGTGCTTATGCGCATCAAGgaggagctgcccatcttctcccGGCCAGGCTTCGCTGCCCAGCTGCACCGCTGCCTGCTGGAAGAGGGACAGGGCTGCGTGTGGTGCCGGGAGGAGGTGCCCACGTTGGGCCAGGTGCGCGGGAAGATAGTGGTGCTGGAGGCGCTGGCGCGGGAGGTGCTGGGCATCCCCTACGAGCAGCTGAGCATCAGCGACGCCTGGAACGTGCTCTCGCTGGAGCGCAAGTGGGCCCGGGTGCGgcggcacctggagaaggcggCCGGCGGAGACCCCAGCACCATGTACCTCACCTTCTGCTCCGGCAACGGGCTCTTCACCTGCCCAGAGGAGGTGGCCCGCTTTGTGAACCCCcgctgctgccagcacctgtggcgccgggccgggcagcCCGTGCGCTGGGGGGTGGTCATCATGGACTTCCCTGGCGCAGGCCTTCTCCGTCTCATCGTGGAGAGCAACGGCCCGCGGGCCAATGGACGCGGCACAGCGGCCCCCGGCACCCCCACGGTTCGGGCCCGGCACCGCCGCGGCAcacgggagcggggccgcggcctGCACAGCCCCGCACGCTGCCCGCGCCGCTGTCCCTCGGGGAGGACGCTGCTCCCGGCCCCGCGCCTCTGCCCGAGGGCCTCCGGGCCTGGGGGGCAAAAGCGGGATTCcaggccttgcagagcagcgGGAAGCCTTCGTGTGACGATGGTGTGA
- the LOC141729886 gene encoding 1-phosphatidylinositol phosphodiesterase-like isoform X1 → MNPRCTCHLQGRTRVMTVTGLMAGIPLHLPVCRRHPRPCPAHWALLHSHRQTQQGSGGPARCRGARSPSGMETWSRRSAAFDCVPQPAACCPDWMAGLPDALPLSHLSIPGTHDSLSLFGGRRLRCQSWGLEAQLAAGIRFLDVRCKLSRGELRIYHLCTFQRASLRGVLRRTLRFLRAHPGEAVLMRIKEELPIFSRPGFAAQLHRCLLEEGQGCVWCREEVPTLGQVRGKIVVLEALAREVLGIPYEQLSISDAWNVLSLERKWARVRRHLEKAAGGDPSTMYLTFCSGNGLFTCPEEVARFVNPRCCQHLWRRAGQPVRWGVVIMDFPGAGLLRLIVESNGPRANGRGTAAPGTPTVRARHRRGTRERGRGLHSPARCPRRCPSGRTLLPAPRLCPRASGPGGQKRDSRPCRAAGSLRVTMV, encoded by the exons ATGAATCCCAGGTGCACGTGCCATTTGCAAGGCAGGACGCGCGTCATGACAGTCACCGGGTTAATGGCTGGCATCCCGCTCCACCTGCCAGTGTGCCGCCGGCACCCACGGCCGTGCCCTGCTCATTGGgctctgctccacagccacAGGCAAACCCAG cagggctctggggggCCAGCCAGGTGCCGAGGTGCCCGCTCTCCCAGCGGCATGGAAACATGGTCTCGGCGCAGCGCTGCCTTCGACTGTGTGCCCCAGCCGGCAGCCTGCTGCCCTGACTGGATGGCAGGGCTCCCCGACgccctgcccctctcccaccTCTCCATCCCTGGCACCCACGACTCCCTCAGCCTGTTCGGTGGCCGGCGCCTGCggtgccagagctggggcctggaGGCCCAGCTGGCGGCCGGCATCCGCTTCCTGGATGTGCGCTGCAAGCTGTCGCGGGGGGAGCTCCGCATCTACCATCTCTGCACCTTCCAGCGGGCCAGCCTGCGCGGCGTCCTGCGCCGCACCCTGCGCTTCCTCCGCGCCCACCCCGGCGAGGCCGTGCTTATGCGCATCAAGgaggagctgcccatcttctcccGGCCAGGCTTCGCTGCCCAGCTGCACCGCTGCCTGCTGGAAGAGGGACAGGGCTGCGTGTGGTGCCGGGAGGAGGTGCCCACGTTGGGCCAGGTGCGCGGGAAGATAGTGGTGCTGGAGGCGCTGGCGCGGGAGGTGCTGGGCATCCCCTACGAGCAGCTGAGCATCAGCGACGCCTGGAACGTGCTCTCGCTGGAGCGCAAGTGGGCCCGGGTGCGgcggcacctggagaaggcggCCGGCGGAGACCCCAGCACCATGTACCTCACCTTCTGCTCCGGCAACGGGCTCTTCACCTGCCCAGAGGAGGTGGCCCGCTTTGTGAACCCCcgctgctgccagcacctgtggcgccgggccgggcagcCCGTGCGCTGGGGGGTGGTCATCATGGACTTCCCTGGCGCAGGCCTTCTCCGTCTCATCGTGGAGAGCAACGGCCCGCGGGCCAATGGACGCGGCACAGCGGCCCCCGGCACCCCCACGGTTCGGGCCCGGCACCGCCGCGGCAcacgggagcggggccgcggcctGCACAGCCCCGCACGCTGCCCGCGCCGCTGTCCCTCGGGGAGGACGCTGCTCCCGGCCCCGCGCCTCTGCCCGAGGGCCTCCGGGCCTGGGGGGCAAAAGCGGGATTCcaggccttgcagagcagcgGGAAGCCTTCGTGTGACGATGGTGTGA
- the HTATIP2 gene encoding oxidoreductase HTATIP2, whose translation MAAAGGGSSCFVLGASGETGRVLLRELLARRAFARVTLIGRRRLSLGEAEAAVEQAVVDFERLGEHAAAFQGHDVGFCCLGTTRAKAGADGFVRVDRDYVAQAAELARAGGCKHFILQSSRGANAQSRFLYLRVKGEVENLVQAVGFDHCTILRPAVLLCRRQESRPMEWIAQQFLGAVARLFPTAYSVPVEMVARAMVACALQPGEGKVKVLENRAIHELGKAVPQQSTGQQG comes from the exons atggcggcggcgggcggcggcagcagctgcTTCGTGCTGGGCGCCTCCGGGGAGACGGGCCGGGTGCTGCTGCGGGAACTGCTGGCCCGGCGGGCCTTCGCCCGGGTCACGCTGATCGGGCGGCGCCGGCTGAGCCTGGGCGAGGCGGAGGCGGCCGTG GAGCAGGCGGTGGTGGACTTCGAGCGGCTGGGCGAGCACGCCGCCGCCTTCCAGGGACACGACGTGGGCTTCTGCTGCCTGGGCACTACGAGGGCCAAGGCTGGCGCA GATGGCTTTGTCCGGGTGGATCGGGACTACGTGGCACAGGCAGCCGAGCTGGCGCGGGCAGGGGGCTGCAAACACTTTATCCTGCAGTCCTCCCGGGGGGCAAACGCACAGAGCCGCTTCCTCTACCTCCGCGTGAAG GGAGAAGTGGAAAACCTGGTCCAGGCTGTTGGTTTTGATCACTGTACCATTCTCCGGCCAGC ggtgctgctgtgcaggcGCCAGGAGTCCCGGCCCATGGAGTGGATAGCCCAGCAGTTCTTGGGCGCTGTGGCTCGGCTGTTCCCCACCGCTTACTCAGTGCCTGTGGAAATGGTGGCCAGGGCTATGGTGGCCTGTgcactgcagccaggagaggggAAGGTAAAGGTGCTGGAGAACAGGGCCATCCATGAGCTAGGaaaggcagtgccacagcagagcacagggcagcagggatgA
- the RGS5 gene encoding regulator of G-protein signaling 5, whose translation MCKGLAALPHTCLERAKEIKTKLGTLLQKPDSTIDFIIPYPEKPEKPPKAQKPSPEEALQWRDSLEKLLQNPYGLASFRSFLRSEFSEENAEFWVACEDYKKTKSPVKMAEKAKKIYEEFIQTEAPKEVNIDHFTKAVTMKNLVEPSPTSFDMAQKRIFALMEKDSLPRFLRSEFYHELIK comes from the exons ATGTGCAAAGGGTTAGCAGCGCTGCCCCACACGTGCCTGGAGAG ggccaAGGAGATCAAGACAAAACTGGGCACACTGCTCCAGAAGCCTGACTCAACCATTGACTTCATCATCCCCTACCCCGAGAAGCCAGAGAAGCCACCCAAGGCCCAGAA GCCCTCTCCAGAGGAGGCTCTGCAGTGGCGCGATTCCTTGGAGAAGCTCCTGCAAAACCCCT ATGGGCTCGCCAGCTTCCGCAGCTTCCTGCGCTCCGAGTTCAGCGAGGAGAACGCCGAGTTCTGGGTGGCCTGCGAGGACTACAAGAAAACCAAGTCCCCTGTGAAGATGGCAGAGAAGGCCAAAAAGATCTATGAGGAGTTCATCCAGACTGAAGCACCCAAAGAG GTGAACATCGACCACTTCACCAAGGCTGTGACCATGAAGAACCTGGTGGAGCCATCACCAACCAGCTTTGACATGGCCCAGAAGAGGATCTTTGCCCTGATGGAAAAAGACTCCCTGCCCAGATTTTTGCGGTCGGAGTTTTATCATGAATTAATCAAGTAG